A region from the Cystobacter ferrugineus genome encodes:
- a CDS encoding MFS transporter has protein sequence MKSGDTRVRVASGFGAFVAIWLGQALSLVGSRTSRFALGVWMYGQTGEATPFAYVALCDALPGLLLTPLSGLVGDRHDRRLVMLVSDSISALAVLALLILSSAELLRPWHLYAAMVVGSSASAFQQPAFSAAVPLIVPANWLGRASGLMQLAEGVAQLLSPALAGLLLGVLGLRGVLLVDLITFLCATAALLPFRFRPPPASQDTPPDTGSWWRDAFAGWSYLSARPPLQALLFTGLAMSLILCLVEVLVPVLLLGLTTPATMGLVVSASGVGALAGSAVMSAWGGPRRRVLGVLGFAAMEAVSLGVAGTRPSVPLLAAAGFSLMFFASLVWSCAQALWQAKVGPGVQARVFSIRRTGGELVAVAAYLLAGPLVDRVFEPLLAEGGPLARSVGVLLGTGPGRGLGLLFVCLGLLMALISVGGLLWPRLRGLDEELPDVTEEARREAPAGST, from the coding sequence ATGAAGAGTGGTGACACGCGGGTCCGGGTGGCGTCGGGCTTCGGCGCCTTCGTCGCCATCTGGCTCGGCCAGGCCCTCTCGCTGGTGGGCTCGCGCACCTCGCGCTTCGCCCTCGGCGTGTGGATGTACGGACAGACGGGCGAGGCGACCCCGTTCGCGTACGTGGCCCTGTGCGATGCGCTCCCGGGCCTGCTGCTGACGCCCCTGAGCGGACTCGTGGGTGACCGCCACGACCGGCGCCTCGTCATGCTCGTCTCGGATTCGATCTCCGCCCTGGCCGTCCTGGCGCTGCTGATCTTGAGTTCGGCGGAGCTGCTGCGGCCCTGGCACCTGTACGCGGCGATGGTGGTGGGCTCGAGCGCGAGCGCCTTCCAACAGCCGGCCTTCTCCGCCGCCGTGCCCCTCATCGTCCCGGCCAACTGGCTCGGACGGGCCAGTGGGTTGATGCAGCTCGCCGAGGGGGTCGCGCAGCTTCTCTCGCCCGCGCTGGCGGGCCTGCTGCTCGGAGTGCTCGGTCTGCGCGGTGTCCTGCTCGTGGATCTCATCACCTTCCTGTGCGCCACCGCGGCCCTGTTGCCGTTCCGCTTCCGGCCTCCTCCCGCCAGTCAGGACACTCCGCCGGACACGGGCTCCTGGTGGCGCGATGCCTTCGCGGGCTGGTCGTACCTGAGCGCCCGGCCCCCACTCCAGGCGCTGCTCTTCACCGGGCTGGCGATGAGCCTCATCCTGTGTCTGGTCGAGGTGCTCGTGCCAGTCCTTCTGCTCGGGCTCACCACGCCCGCGACGATGGGGCTCGTCGTCTCGGCGAGCGGAGTCGGCGCCCTGGCCGGCAGCGCGGTGATGAGCGCCTGGGGCGGGCCGCGCCGGCGGGTGCTCGGCGTGCTGGGGTTCGCGGCCATGGAGGCGGTGAGCCTGGGGGTCGCCGGAACCCGGCCCTCGGTGCCGCTGCTCGCGGCCGCGGGCTTCTCGCTCATGTTCTTCGCCTCGCTCGTGTGGAGCTGTGCCCAGGCCCTCTGGCAGGCCAAGGTCGGCCCCGGCGTCCAGGCTCGGGTCTTCAGCATCCGGCGCACGGGCGGCGAGCTGGTGGCGGTGGCCGCCTACCTCCTCGCGGGCCCCCTGGTGGATCGCGTCTTCGAGCCCCTGCTCGCCGAGGGCGGGCCGCTCGCCCGGAGCGTGGGCGTGCTGCTCGGTACCGGCCCCGGACGAGGTCTGGGGCTGCTGTTCGTGTGTCTGGGGCTGTTGATGGCGCTGATCTCCGTGGGCGGACTGCTGTGGCCCCGGCTGCGCGGGCTGGACGAGGAGCTCCCGGACGTAACGGAGGAAGCGCGGCGGGAGGCCCCGGCCGGGAGCACCTGA
- a CDS encoding cupin-like domain-containing protein, whose translation MASPVVSVSRVQRLPKKIFERDFLARVPLVLTDALSHWPALRTWSWELLRERCGERRVRVEVYEDGNRASMWAYRDMTLANYLDVMNGEEHRKYYLAERPLHEVFPELLGDLGDLVLVESERLLKQVTFMGRDSFSTLHYHPRDEALTVQVLGTKRFLLYPPWQTELLYPYPWYSPRSNFSSLPLDGTLPRERYPRFDEATPLEVVLRPGEMIYIPVGWWHSVEGEGQTLTLTSFWRSALQHWLGAPFGWRDAFNLPVMETLRLMDRSARKLGLQKPAYRLAEKLGLIDDAGKMTTYEEW comes from the coding sequence ATGGCTTCCCCCGTCGTCTCCGTCTCCCGTGTCCAACGACTCCCGAAGAAGATCTTCGAGAGGGATTTCCTCGCACGAGTGCCGCTCGTCCTCACGGACGCCCTGAGCCACTGGCCCGCCTTGCGCACGTGGTCGTGGGAGTTGCTGCGTGAGCGCTGCGGCGAGCGGCGGGTCCGGGTCGAGGTCTACGAGGACGGCAACCGCGCCTCCATGTGGGCGTACCGGGACATGACGCTCGCGAACTACCTGGACGTGATGAACGGGGAGGAGCACCGCAAGTACTACCTCGCCGAGCGCCCGCTGCACGAGGTGTTCCCCGAGCTGCTCGGAGATCTCGGCGACCTGGTGCTGGTGGAGTCGGAGCGCCTCCTCAAGCAGGTGACGTTCATGGGCCGCGACTCGTTCTCCACCCTGCACTACCACCCGCGCGACGAGGCGCTCACCGTCCAGGTGCTCGGCACCAAGCGCTTCCTGCTCTATCCCCCCTGGCAGACGGAGCTGCTCTACCCGTACCCGTGGTACTCGCCCCGCAGCAACTTCAGCAGCCTGCCGCTGGATGGGACGCTTCCGCGCGAGCGCTACCCCAGGTTCGACGAGGCCACGCCGCTCGAGGTCGTGCTGCGCCCGGGGGAGATGATCTACATCCCCGTCGGCTGGTGGCACTCGGTGGAGGGCGAGGGACAGACGCTGACCCTCACCTCGTTCTGGCGCTCGGCGCTGCAGCACTGGCTGGGAGCGCCCTTCGGGTGGCGCGATGCCTTCAACCTTCCCGTCATGGAGACACTGCGGCTGATGGACCGGAGCGCCCGGAAGCTCGGCCTCCAGAAGCCGGCCTACCGCCTCGCCGAGAAGCTCGGGCTCATCGACGACGCCGGGAAGATGACGACGTATGAAGAGTGGTGA